The Phyllobacterium zundukense DNA segment TCGGCCTGATCGGGGTCGGCATTGCGTCGCAGAATTTGACCACATTCATCGTGGCCGTCGCCGTGGCAAGCCTTATGGGTGCCGCGCAGACCGGCGTGCCCTACACCTATGTGGTGGTCGGATGGTTCTCCGCGCGACGCGGTCTCGCACTGGGTGTCATGCTTTCCTTCGTGGGGCTTGGGATCGCAACGGTTCCTCCGTTCCTTGCATTCCTGATTTCCGAGTGGGGCTGGCGCTTTGCCTTCATGGCAGCCGGTCTGATATCGATGGCGGTCACGCTTCCCGTCGCGCTTTTCGTTATTCGTGATCCACCCGTGCTTCAGCGACCCGACCGCGCAGGGGGCGAGGGCCACACTGTTCGCCAGGCGGTGGAGACGGCAAGCTTCTGGTTGATGCTGGGCGCATTCTTTCTCAACTACTTCGCCGCTGCAGCCGGGTCTATTTCGCTCCCTGTCGTGCTGGCGGATCGCGGAGCGGATCCGGCAATGGCGGCCTTGGTCATGAGCCTTGTGGGGTTGTCCTTCATTGTCATGCGTCTCGGCTTCGGGGCACTGCTCGATCGATTTCCCCCGGTCCCGTTGACCAGCCTGGCTTTTCTGTCGCCCGTTGTCGGTCATTTCATTCTGCTGAATTCCGAAGGTCTGATCCCGGTCTATGTCAGCGCCGTCTTCTTCGGCCTCGCCACCGGAGCAGAGGGCGACGCGATCGGTTACCTGCTGTCGAAACGCTTCGGAATGCGAAGCTTCGGCAAGCTCTTCGGCATCAACTACATGGCTTTGACCATGGGCGCTGGACTTGGCCCGGCATCGCTGCACATCATGGCCGCCGAAGGTACGCGCTACGTCGAGGCCTTCTCAATCTTCGCGGGCATTGCCGCGATCGCTCCGATCCTTCTCATGTTGGATCGCCGTACGCGAGCGCTAACGCGCTAGGAATTCGGATGTGTATGCCCGTCGCGACGAGCCTGACGAGCAGCGCTTTTGCTCCCCTTGCCAGCATGCCCCAGGGTATCGAGGAGTCCGCGCGCCCTCACCAGATCGCGGGTGGTGAGCCCTTCGCCGAAGCGTCGATAAATCGGTGCCAGAAGTTCGCCAACCCTTTCGCTTTGTCCCGACTGAGCCCAATGCTCGGCGAGAGCCGTTGCGGCGCGCAACTCCCATGACAGTGCACCTTGGCGGTGCGCGAGGTCGAGCGACTGAAAATAAAGGGCTTCTGCGGCTTTTACCGTCCGGTTGGCGCTTTCCTTGCCCAACAAAACCGCCTTTATGCGCAGCAGTTCTGGCATGCACCAAATTTCGCCGGTCGATGCCGAAAGCGCGACTGCCTCGCCGATCGCGGTCTGCCCTGCATCAACGTCCCCATGATCCCCCAGACCCGCAGCGTAAACGCCGATATAGAAAGGGCAGCGCATGCGGAAACCTACCACAAGAAGCTCATCGAGCGCGCCTCTCAACATCGCCAGTCCAGACGGATCACCGCTTTGCAGCAGCCACTCTGCGCGCAGGCAGCGGCTCATGGCACTCCAAATCGACATCGCGTGCTCCGCGACATGGGCTTCGATGCCAACAAGCAGGCGCTCCGCGGCAGCAAGGTCTCCCGTCAACAGCGCAATGGGGCAGGTCGTGTGGACGATGGCATTGCAGAGCGCGAGGGCGTGCTGCGCGGCCCGTGCCTCTTCTAATTGACGCTGCGCCATGGCAACCGCCTTGTCGGGATGCCCCTGCAGCCAGGTGACGTTCGCAAGGGTGCCCCTTGCCGCAGATCGTGGGTCCAACTGGAAACGCGCAATGTCGGAGCGGGTCACGGGAGGGACATATCGGGAGATCATGCGTTCGAGGTGACGCCGTGCCTCGGCAAGCTCTCCCAAGTAGCGCAGAGCGGTTCCAGTCTGCCTATGGACATTGTTGCGTGCATCCAGATCGCCGCGGTCGGTTGCCAGCTTTCTTATCCGATCCGCCATCCCCAGGGCCGATTGGTGATCGCCCGTCCAGGTGAAATAGTCGCACAATCCCCACAGGCACCTGAGCATGTATTCGGTGTCGTTGAGCACTTTGGCGGAGCCGAGGGCTGTGGTCCAGGCGGTCTTGACTTCGGGTAGCGGGCCGCGGGTGTGAAGCAGCGCCGTGCCATAGGCAAGCTGCAGCTTCATGTCGTCGCTCGCACTACGGAAATCGGCAAAACAACGACTGAGAGCGAGTTCTACGCCGGTGCGGCACTCCTCCAAGAGCGATAGATGTTCCCAAAACGGGAGAGCCGCTACCGTGAGCGCTACGCCGACGGCAATGTTGCGGTTCCCGGAG contains these protein-coding regions:
- a CDS encoding MFS transporter, with amino-acid sequence MYFSIGIVLIYGFSVFIVPITEDTGWDRTVVAAVVAPIAIVNGLMSPVVGALTDRFGPRRVLGISSVSMAIGLIGVGIASQNLTTFIVAVAVASLMGAAQTGVPYTYVVVGWFSARRGLALGVMLSFVGLGIATVPPFLAFLISEWGWRFAFMAAGLISMAVTLPVALFVIRDPPVLQRPDRAGGEGHTVRQAVETASFWLMLGAFFLNYFAAAAGSISLPVVLADRGADPAMAALVMSLVGLSFIVMRLGFGALLDRFPPVPLTSLAFLSPVVGHFILLNSEGLIPVYVSAVFFGLATGAEGDAIGYLLSKRFGMRSFGKLFGINYMALTMGAGLGPASLHIMAAEGTRYVEAFSIFAGIAAIAPILLMLDRRTRALTR